The genomic window GGTGATGATGTCCATTTTCAGCTGGTCTTTGAGCCGGTTAATCTCTGTTTTCCGGGTCTCGTATCCAGTGGTGAAATGCAGGCCAAATACCTGTTTGTACTGCTGTCTGAGCAGAAACGCGGCGACCAGGGAGTCCACCCCGCCGCTGACAGCCACACCGATGGCGGGTGCGTGCATCAGATGGCGGCTTCGGGCTCTTTGGTGAACAGCCCCATGGCCCGGGAAGGGCAGGTCACAATACACAATTCACACACAGAGCATTTGTCCTTGTCAAAAATCACTTCCATGGACGGTCGCTGGATATACAGCGCCTGGGTGGGGCAAACAGCCGTGCAGGCCCCGCAATGGGTACAGATCTGTTCATCTTTGTAGATCTGATGTTCCGGTGTGGACACCTGAACTCCCTGCTGTTTGAGGTATTCGATGCCTTTATTAAAGTCGGGTCGGGATGCCGCCGTGATTTCCAGCACCATGGCCCCTTTTTTCTGGCTGGAAATTTCCGCCCGTAAAATATTGAACAGCAGATCAAATTTTTTAACCAGCTGGCAGACCACAGCTTTATGGGCCACATTCGGGGGAAATGTCAAAATAACGATTTTAGCGTACAAATCAAAGTCTCCATTCAATAAATTGTTTTTGACAACCTGGTATGGTTCCATACTATAATCCGGGCAGGGTATCAAAAAAACAAGTCCGGTCGGGCGGTGTGTTTTATTGGGTGTTGTATCACCAACCGGCTGAAAATTCAACACACCGGGATGACCCGGGCAATGATTTTGAAAATAAAGGCATGTTCATGAACCGGGTCGCATTCAAATTATCCTCTTATACGTTAAAAACCCTTTCCGGGTTTTCCAGGGCCAGAATCACCATCCAGGGACAATCCAATATTCCGGAAGGATCGGTGGTGTTCTGCGCCAACCATTTCACCCGCATTGAAACGGTGTTTCTGCCCTATCATATCCACAGCATTACCGGCAGGCAGGTCTGGTCTCTGGCAGCCAGGGAACTGTTTGATGTGCCCGTGCTCGAAGGACTGCTCAGACGGTTGGGGGCCGTGTCCACAAATGCACCGGACCGGGATGACCTGCTTTTGAAAACCCTGTTGTCCGGAGATGCCCTTTGGATCATTTTTCCGGAAGGCATGATGGTGAAAAATAAAAAACTGGTCAAAGACGGCCGGTTTGTGCTCACCGATGACAAAGGAGAACTGCGCCCTCATACCGGCGCCGCAGTGGTGGCGCTCAGATGTGCGTTTTTCAGGGAGCGCCTGCGCCGTCTGAAAGCATTGAAAGCCCCGGAATTTTACCGGTTGACAAAAGAACTCGATTTAACCGGTATCGATGATATCCTGAATCAGTCCACCCATATCGTGCCGGTCAATATCACCTATTACCCGGCCAATCCCCGGGACAACATTTTAGGATCCATGGCCGGGCTGCTTTTGAAAAAACCCTCCAGGCGGGTGATGGATGAACTGATGACCGAAGGGGCCATGCTGTTTACCGGTGTGGACATCACCATCCGGTTCGGCACGCCCATCGACATGGCACCATATCTTCATCATCCTTTTCTGGAAAGTCTTTTGACGGTGAAACGCCGGATCCGCCCGTTTGAAGATCTGGAATCCAGGCAGATTTCAAGACAGATCGCCATTGATGTCATGGAAACATACATGGCCCAGGTGTATGGGTTGACTACGATTAACTATGACCATGTCATGGCAGGCATTCTCAAGCATTATCCATACAAAAGAGAAGGGATTGACCGGTATGAATTCGCGTGCAAGGTGTTTTATGCCGTCACCTGTCTGGTGCTCAATCGCATCTGCCATGTGGCGGATCTGCTGCAAGAGAATCAGATTCACCTGCTGGTGGATGACCGGTTCAAACGGATTTCGGATTTTTTGACCCTGGCGGAAGAAACCGGAGTGATTCGCATGGATGGAGACGGGCGCCGGTTTTTCAAAGATCAGGCCCGATTGTACAATTTATCTGAATTTCATGCCATCCGCATGGAAAACCCCATTCTGGTCATGGCCAATGAAGTGGAACCGGTGGAAGCCGCC from Desulfotignum phosphitoxidans DSM 13687 includes these protein-coding regions:
- a CDS encoding NIL domain-containing protein; translated protein: MEPYQVVKNNLLNGDFDLYAKIVILTFPPNVAHKAVVCQLVKKFDLLFNILRAEISSQKKGAMVLEITAASRPDFNKGIEYLKQQGVQVSTPEHQIYKDEQICTHCGACTAVCPTQALYIQRPSMEVIFDKDKCSVCELCIVTCPSRAMGLFTKEPEAAI
- a CDS encoding alpha/beta fold hydrolase; translated protein: MNRVAFKLSSYTLKTLSGFSRARITIQGQSNIPEGSVVFCANHFTRIETVFLPYHIHSITGRQVWSLAARELFDVPVLEGLLRRLGAVSTNAPDRDDLLLKTLLSGDALWIIFPEGMMVKNKKLVKDGRFVLTDDKGELRPHTGAAVVALRCAFFRERLRRLKALKAPEFYRLTKELDLTGIDDILNQSTHIVPVNITYYPANPRDNILGSMAGLLLKKPSRRVMDELMTEGAMLFTGVDITIRFGTPIDMAPYLHHPFLESLLTVKRRIRPFEDLESRQISRQIAIDVMETYMAQVYGLTTINYDHVMAGILKHYPYKREGIDRYEFACKVFYAVTCLVLNRICHVADLLQENQIHLLVDDRFKRISDFLTLAEETGVIRMDGDGRRFFKDQARLYNLSEFHAIRMENPILVMANEVEPVEAAQICLKKIAQMPRRQIRERVRSRIIEKMNMDFTADYATFFRPDESKNKQIGRPRFLNQTSDSPGVLLIHGYMAAPEEMKNFAQYLYAKGFTVHVPRLKGHGTSPDDLARVGYEQWMDSVEEAYVALRHSCSKRFIGGFSTGAGLALELATRVTDYDAVFAVAPPMQLQDMGAHFIPAINAWNTMIRRFRFNAMAREFIDNHPENPHINYMRNPIAGIHQLGMLMEQLAPKLKQITRPVLVVQSRKDPVVNPRGTEKLFHQLGSTVKELYLFDYERHGILIGEGVKRVYQAIENFIRQWV